In a single window of the Anguilla rostrata isolate EN2019 chromosome 4, ASM1855537v3, whole genome shotgun sequence genome:
- the rrs1 gene encoding ribosome biogenesis regulatory protein homolog has protein sequence MATCSIEDVLAKVEKDEAEKLKSITVVKELDLEFDLGNMLALDKNPVNIREFREKNKDEFLRSLARDNTQLLINEIWKLPTERVDEVIVAKLPETTTRLPREKPPPKPRPPTKWEEFAKLKGIQNKKKTNLVWDDVHKEWKRRWGYKRAKDDTKEWLLEVPETADPNEDQFAKRNKAKKERVAKNELNRLRNIARAQKIKVPGIGLAPTGQQSKSDLEKAVHVAKMSTASVGKFQDRLPKEKAPRNTGKKRKFQPLIGDFSTEKQKQLDILKIMDSKKPRLDINKAVNKQMREEDMESRSKKKGGPGKKGRKGNFSGKKGKGAGSAKGGKNHKPRMKQGKR, from the coding sequence ATGGCAACTTGCAGTATAGAAGACGTGTTGGCAAAAGTCGAGAAAGATGAAGCAGAGAAACTCAAAAGTATAACAGTCGTCAAAGAGCTTGATCTAGAATTTGACCTAGGTAACATGCTTGCTTTAGACAAGAATCCGGTTAATATTCGAGAATTCAGAGAGAAGAATAAAGACGAATTTCTGCGCTCTCTGGCCCGGGACAACACGCAGCTGCTGATCAATGAGATCTGGAAGTTGCCCACCGAGCGAGTAGATGAGGTAATAGTTGCCAAATTACCCGAAACAACCACTCGGTTGCCCAGGGAAAAGCCACCACCGAAGCCCAGACCCCCGACCAAATGGGAGGAGTTCGCAAAACTGAAGGGAAtacagaataaaaagaaaactaactTGGTGTGGGACGACGTGCACAAGGAATGGAAACGGCGATGGGGCTACAAGCGGGCCAAAGATGACACCAAAGAGTGGCTTCTTGAAGTTCCTGAGACCGCGGATCCAAACGAGGACCAGTTTGCGAAGCGCAACAAAgccaagaaagagagagtggcgAAGAATGAGTTGAATCGTTTGCGGAACATTGCAAGAGCACAGAAGATAAAAGTTCCCGGGATTGGCCTTGCACCGACCGGACAGCAATCCAAATCTGACCTGGAGAAAGCCGTGCATGTGGCTAAAATGTCCACCGCATCAGTGGGTAAATTTCAAGACCGTCTACCAAAGGAGAAGGCGCCCAGGAACACTGGGAAGAAAAGGAAGTTTCAGCCTCTCATTGGGGACTTCTCCactgaaaagcaaaaacagctggacattttgaaaattatgGACAGCAAAAAGCCCCGACTGGACATCAACAAAGCGGTGAACAAACAAATGAGAGAAGAGGACATGGAATCTCGGTCCAAAAAGAAAGGAGGCCCAGGAAAGAAGGGTCGTAAGGGtaatttttcaggaaaaaagggCAAAGGAGCCGGCTCTGCCAAGGGTGGTAAAAACCACAAACCACGTATGAAGCAGGGGAAACGATag